Genomic DNA from Hymenobacter jejuensis:
GCGGTTGTGGCATCTGCACCGCCTGGCGCGCGGGCTTCCAGGGGAACGCCAGGCGGGCTACACGATGGTGCGCACGGGAGGCAAGTTGCCCATCAGTTCGTTTGGGCGCACTGTTTATTGGGACGAGACCGCGCCCCTTACCACTGCCGAAGCCGAACAGGTGCTGCGCCACGAACTGGCCCACGTGCAGCAAGGTCATACCTACGACCGGCTGGTGCTGGATGTGCTACGGGCGGTGCTGTGGTTCAACCCGTTTGTGCACCTCTTTCCGCGGGCGCTGGCTCTCACGCACGAATACCTCGCCGATGAGGCCGTGTTACACGAAACGCCCACTGCTTCCCCCGCCCAATACGCGACGCTCTTGGCCCAGCAGGCCAGCCAGCGCCTGGGACTTTCGCTCACGGCTGCTCATTCCTTCACCCAATCCCACACGCTTAACCGTATCGCTATGCTCTACAAAAATCCTCCTGCCCGCCGCTGGAAGCAGTGGCTGGTCTTGCCGGTCAGTGGGTTGTTGCTCTTTGCCGTGGCCTGCCAGAAAGAAGCGATCCCGACACTTACCGCAGCCGCTTCGGCGAGCCAAGCAAACCTGCCGCCTCCGCCCCCTCCGCCGCCACTTGCCCCACCGCCTCCCCCGCCCCCGCCGTCCTATGCGGTCGGGCGCAAAATCTACACGTCCGTTGAGAAGATGCCTGAATACCAGGGCGGCTACGCACAGCTTTTGCAGGATATCGGCAGCGCCGTGCAGTACCCCGCCATAGCGCAAGAAGCCAAGTTGGAGGGCAAAGTGTTCATTCGGTTTGTGGTTGGCACCGACGGCCAAGTGCACGATGTAGAGATCCAAAAAGGCGTTGTGGCCCCGGCCGGTCAGGAAGCCGCCGCCGAGGCGCTTAACAACGAGGCGCTACGCGTGATCGAGAACTTGCCGGGCACTTGGAAACCAGGCATTCAGAGGGGCAAAAAGGTAGACGTGAGCTTCACAGTGCCCATTAGCTACGCCAGCAAGTAACCTGATACTAGCTTGGCTAGAATGCGAAGTTCACTTTTGAAAAAGAGGTTGCCAACAGGCGTTGGCAACCTCTTTTTCTGTTTTTTATAAATTTTACTATTTACACAACTACTTGACAATAAGACATTTACCAATATAGTCTGTTCCTGTTTTTTCAATTCCGCGAAGTCTATCTGCA
This window encodes:
- a CDS encoding M56 family metallopeptidase — encoded protein: MTTLLLLNWMLLSTLCLGAGWLLYRFALRSERSFGYNRWYLLLAPALAAALPWLPLPAVWGTALRGVALPPMTVLLPVVRVGTAATPETSFYVSNWLLIMYTTIAALMMIRLGVRLWHLHRLARGLPGERQAGYTMVRTGGKLPISSFGRTVYWDETAPLTTAEAEQVLRHELAHVQQGHTYDRLVLDVLRAVLWFNPFVHLFPRALALTHEYLADEAVLHETPTASPAQYATLLAQQASQRLGLSLTAAHSFTQSHTLNRIAMLYKNPPARRWKQWLVLPVSGLLLFAVACQKEAIPTLTAAASASQANLPPPPPPPPLAPPPPPPPPSYAVGRKIYTSVEKMPEYQGGYAQLLQDIGSAVQYPAIAQEAKLEGKVFIRFVVGTDGQVHDVEIQKGVVAPAGQEAAAEALNNEALRVIENLPGTWKPGIQRGKKVDVSFTVPISYASK